A window from Prinia subflava isolate CZ2003 ecotype Zambia chromosome Z, Cam_Psub_1.2, whole genome shotgun sequence encodes these proteins:
- the GHR gene encoding growth hormone receptor, whose product MDLRHLLFTLALICANESLSASDDILQWPQISKCRSPEMETFSCFWTAGNFHNLTVPRMLQLLYKKSNEEDWKECPDYITSGQNSCYFNASYTSVWTPYCVQLASKNEVYDKKCFSVDEIVLPDPPVHLNWTLLNTSQTGIHGDIQVRWDPPPTADVRKGWITLEYELQYKEVNETKWKELKPRLSTMVPLYSLKTARDYEIRIRSRQRTSEKFGEFSEILYVSFSQIGIGCDHCTEEVEFPWFLVVVFGVCGLAVTVISIMLSKQPRLKMLIFPPVPVPKIKGIDPDLLKKGKLDEVNSILACHDSYKTQLYSDDLWVEFIELDIEDPEEKNRASDTDRLLSEDHLKSHSCLGTKDDDSGRASCCEPDIPETDFSASDTCDATSDSDQFKKATEKEEDLLCLERQDNDESLPNLASTDLQSRHRNTQPENSNVWAPFEVTPALSHPSIESPHLSVHTQISNQNSLTSTDFYAQVSDITPAGRVVLSPGQKSKLGRAQREGCPEQNFTMDNTYFCEADVKKCIAVTSHEENEPHVQEQGYNEDGYFTTESLTTTVANFGASTAAPSSSEMPVADYTSIHIVQSPQGLVLNATALPVPDKEFNVSCGYVSTDQLNKIMP is encoded by the exons acATTTTGCAGTGGCCACAAATCAGCAAATGCAGATCACCTGAAATGGAgacattttcatgtttttggACTGCTGGAAATTTTCATAACCTCACTGTTCCAAGAATGCTACAGCTATTGTACAAGAAGAG TAATGAGGAAGACTGGAAAGAATGCCCTGATTATATCACTTCAGGACAAAATAGCTGTTACTTCAACGCATCCTACACCTCTGTGTGGACACCATACTGTGTTCAGCTTGCCAGTAAAAATGAAGTATATgataaaaaatgtttcagtgtTGATGAAATAG TGCTACCTGATCCCCCTGTCCATCTTAACTGGACTCTGCTAAATACTAGTCAGACTGGCATCCATGGGGATATCCAGGTAAGATGGGATCCACCACCAACAGCAGATGTTCGGAAGGGATGGATTACTCTGGAGTATGAATTGCAGTACAAAGAAGTTAATGAGACAAAATGGAAGGAG TTGAAACCCAGACTCTCAACAATGGTTCCACTGTACTCTCTGAAGACAGCAAGAGATTATGAGATACGAATCCGATCAAGACAACGGACCTCTGAAAAATTCGGGGAGTTCAGTGAAATCCTCTATGTATCATTTTCTCAAATAGGCATTGGATGTGATCATTGTACAGAAG aAGTTGAGTTTCCATGGTTCTTAGTTGTTGTCTTTGGAGTGTGTGGGCTGGCTGTAACAGTGATCTCAATCATGCTGTCTAAACAACCAAG gttaaaaatgcttatttttcctcctgtgcCAGTTCCAAAGATTAAAGGGATTGACCCAGATCTTTTGAAG AAAGGAAAGCTAGATGAAGTGAATTCCATCTTAGCCTGCCATGACAGCTACAAGACACAGCTATACAGTGATGACTTGTGGGTTGAGTTCATTGAGCTGGACATAGAAGACCCTGAAGAAAAGAACAGAGCCTCAGACACTGACAGGCTCCTGAGTGAAGATCATCTGAAATCTCACAGTTGCTTGGGAACGAAGGATGATGATTCTGGACGGGCCAGCTGTTGTGAACCAGATATTCCAGAGACAGACTTCAGTGCAAGCGACACGTGTGATGCCACCTCTGATAGTGACCAGTTCAAAAAGGCTactgaaaaagaagaggatCTCTTGTGCCTTGAAAGACAAGATAATGATGAGTCACTTCCAAATCTTGCCAGCACAGACCTGCAGAGCCGGCATAGGAATACTCAGCCTGAAAACAGCAATGTGTGGGCCCCCTTTGAAGTCACCCCAGCGTTGAGTCACCCCAGCATTGAGTCACCCCATCTGTCAGTCCATACCCAGATAAGCAACCAGAATTCACTGACAAGTACTGACTTCTACGCTCAAGTGAGTGATATTACTCCGGCAGGCAGGGTTGTACTTTCACCAGGGCAGAAATCCAAGTTGGGGAGAGCACAGCGTGAAGGCTGCCCAGAACAAAACTTCACCATGGACAACACCTATTTCTGTGAGGCAGATGTGAAAAAATGCATTGCTGTGACTTCCCACGAAGAGAATGAGCCACATGTTCAGGAACAAGGCTATAATGAAGATGGTTACTTCACCACAGAGAGCCTTACCACTACTGTTGCCAATTTTGGAGCTTCAACAGCAGCACCCTCCAGTTCAGAGATGCCTGTTGCAGACTATACATCAATCCACATTGTTCAGTCTCCACAGGGCCTTGTGCTCAATGCTACCGCGCTGCCGGTGCCAGACAAGGAATTCAATGTGTCTTGTGGCTATGTGAGCACAGACCAGCTGAACAAAATCATGCCATAG